The following coding sequences lie in one Arthrobacter sp. SLBN-122 genomic window:
- a CDS encoding Hsp70 family protein produces the protein MIAGFDFGTTNSLVSVVVGDRVIDVLDDEGLPHPSVVRYEGEEVVVGREARHALEEVGLGVYGNTVRSPKFLLGEESVTVGGVDRSPIEIVADVIRHVRSESRRSGQRQVLGELDRAVVTIPVNMNGPRRAALREAFAHAGISVAQFVHEPLAALYGYLRGAADTDSEIRGLMRRNVLVVDWGGGTLDLTLCRIEPGRILQLRNGGTDTVGGDKFDEVIRDEVVARFSTKHGISKSDHPTKEARLRLLQDAERNKIALSERPSVTFYRPGYFPESETTLEYPLTRQELDAITRPLVASGIKEIESLLDSVGMAPAQVSLCLVAGGMAAMPSIRSRLHELFGPERVLVPANSATLVSQGAARIAHDSQRLVLAKPIELEMARGSRLPLLRAGTAMPNDGEVCQDRFHLYCTDPTDGAAKFAIVAPTELADQPQASDPRTSLGMVAIAVDKTAPPLVERLELDVKVDDNLILSVSAMSKQRGDKAHASYFDLEFGIGLPGSNDLGPIDIADTDAYIPNDGLIARANVADQQDTRLVPGDVLYQHRPHAFSRLPGPDQATDEQLIEHLYYKPCAVCKRKWGDPACRCASVA, from the coding sequence ATGATTGCAGGTTTTGATTTCGGAACGACTAACAGTCTGGTTTCTGTGGTGGTTGGCGACCGTGTTATTGACGTTTTGGACGATGAAGGCCTGCCGCACCCATCTGTCGTTCGATACGAGGGCGAGGAAGTCGTCGTCGGACGCGAGGCCCGCCATGCGCTTGAAGAAGTCGGTCTCGGCGTGTATGGCAACACCGTGCGCTCCCCGAAGTTTCTCCTAGGCGAGGAATCAGTGACTGTCGGAGGCGTCGACCGCAGCCCCATCGAGATTGTGGCAGATGTCATCCGCCACGTCCGTTCCGAATCACGGCGAAGCGGTCAGCGACAAGTGCTGGGCGAGCTGGACCGTGCAGTGGTTACGATTCCTGTGAACATGAACGGCCCGAGACGCGCGGCTCTTCGAGAAGCGTTCGCCCACGCCGGAATCTCTGTGGCTCAGTTTGTTCACGAACCACTTGCAGCCCTCTACGGCTACCTCCGCGGTGCAGCAGATACCGACAGCGAAATACGGGGCCTGATGCGACGCAACGTACTGGTCGTTGACTGGGGTGGCGGTACCCTCGACCTCACACTTTGCAGAATTGAGCCAGGGCGGATCCTCCAGCTCCGCAACGGGGGAACTGACACAGTCGGGGGCGACAAATTCGATGAAGTGATACGTGACGAGGTCGTCGCGCGATTCTCTACGAAGCACGGGATCTCTAAATCAGATCACCCCACGAAGGAAGCACGGCTCAGGCTGTTGCAGGATGCGGAACGGAACAAGATTGCACTCTCGGAGCGGCCGAGCGTCACTTTCTATCGTCCAGGCTACTTTCCAGAATCCGAGACCACACTTGAGTACCCGCTAACGCGGCAAGAGCTGGACGCAATTACACGACCTCTTGTGGCATCCGGCATCAAGGAGATTGAATCACTCCTTGACAGCGTCGGCATGGCACCCGCTCAAGTCTCACTTTGCCTGGTTGCCGGTGGTATGGCCGCGATGCCAAGCATTCGCAGCCGACTGCACGAACTCTTCGGGCCTGAACGAGTACTCGTCCCTGCGAACAGTGCCACGCTTGTTTCGCAGGGAGCGGCGCGCATAGCTCACGACTCACAGCGGCTGGTGCTGGCAAAGCCCATTGAGCTGGAAATGGCGCGTGGTTCACGCCTTCCATTGTTGAGGGCCGGAACAGCCATGCCGAATGATGGCGAGGTATGTCAAGACCGCTTTCACTTGTACTGCACCGACCCCACCGACGGCGCGGCAAAGTTCGCCATAGTGGCGCCAACTGAGCTTGCTGATCAACCCCAAGCCAGCGATCCGAGAACGTCTCTCGGCATGGTAGCCATTGCTGTTGACAAGACAGCACCACCTCTGGTCGAGCGGCTGGAACTAGACGTAAAGGTCGACGACAACCTCATCTTGTCTGTTAGCGCTATGTCCAAGCAGCGCGGCGACAAAGCACATGCGTCCTACTTTGACCTGGAGTTCGGCATCGGACTCCCTGGCAGCAATGACCTGGGACCAATTGATATTGCCGACACTGACGCCTATATACCCAATGACGGCCTTATCGCCCGTGCCAACGTAGCCGATCAACAGGATACGAGGCTGGTTCCCGGAGACGTGCTTTATCAGCATCGGCCTCATGCGTTTTCGAGGCTCCCTGGTCCGGACCAGGCCACGGATGAGCAACTCATCGAACACCTCTACTACAAGCCCTGTGCCGTCTGTAAGCGCAAATGGGGCGATCCCGCTTGTAGGTGCGCTTCGGTAGCCTGA